The Streptomyces sp. NBC_00335 DNA window GCTGGTCGCCACCACCGGCGGCGCGATCCCCGAGGTCACCGGCCCCGACGGCGAGAGCTGCCTCGCCGTACCGCCCGGCGACGCGGGCGCGCTGGCCGCGGCCCTGGGCCGGCTGCTGGGCGACCCCGAACTGCGCACCCGGCTCGGCGCCGCCGGCCGCGAGCGGGTGCTGTCCCGCTTCACCTGGGCCAAGGCCGCCGAGGGCACCGTGGTTCACTACCGCGCCGCCATCGAGCGGGCGGCGGCGGGCGCGCAGGATCCAAGGGCTCTGAAGGCCTCCAAGCCCTCGAAGGCCGCGAAGGCCGCAACGACCCGGTGACCTCCACCTTCCGTCCGATGCAGTTCCCCTCCCCACCCCGCGACCGCGAAGGCAGGACCACGTGCTGACCGTCGATTTCTCCCGGTTCCCGCTCGCCGCAGGCGACCGCGTACTCGATCTGGGCTGCGGCGCAGGCCGGCACGCCTTCGAGTGCTACCGGCGCGGCGCCCAAGTGGTCGCCCTCGACCGCAACGGCGAGGAGATCCGCGAGGTCGCCAAGTGGTTCGCCGCGATGAAGGAGGCGGGCGAGGCCCCGGCCGGCGCCACCGCCACCGCCATGGAGGGCGACGCCCTCGCGCTGCCCTTCCCCGACGAGTCCTTCGACGTCGTCATCATCTCCGAGGTGATGGAGCACATCCCCGACGACAAGGGCGTCCTCGCCGAGATGGTCCGCGTCCTGAAGCCCGGCGGACGCATCGCCATCACCGTGCCGCGCTACGGCCCCGAGAAGATCTGCTGGGCGCTCTCCGACGCCTACCACGAGGTCGAGGGCGGCCACATCCGCATCTACAAGGCGGAGGAGCTGCTCGGCAAGATGGAGTCCGCGGGCCTCAAGCCGTACGGCACCCACCACGCGCACGGCCTGCACTCGCCGTACTGGTGGCTCAAGTGCGCCTTCGGCGTCGACAACGACAAGGCGCTGCCCGTCAAGGCGTACCACAAGCTCCTGGTCTGGGACATCATGAAGAAGCCCGCGCTCACCCGGCTCGCGGAGCAGGCCCTGAACCCGGTCATCGGCAAGAGCTTCGTCGCCTACGCCACCAAGCCGCACCTCCCCGTGGACGCTGCCGCGGCCGAGGCCGTGGGCGCCGCGCAGTGAGCTCTCCCGGGCGCACCGCACCCGAACACCTCGTCCTGGACGGCGTACTGACGGCCGATCAGGCCGCCGCCACCGTCGCCGGGATCCTCGCCGCGCAGCGCGCCGACGGGGCCATACCCTGGTTCCGCGGGCACCACCTCGACCCGTGGGACCACACCGAGGCCGCCATGGCCCTCGACGCCGCAGGCGAGCACGAGGCCGCCGAGCGGGCCTACGACTGGCTGGTCCGCCACCAGAACGACGACGGCTCCTGGTACGCGGCCTACGCCGACCGCGAGGACGGGGTCGACACCCGCGAGCCGCAGGACGCGAGCCGGGAGACCAACTTCGTCGCGTACCTCGCCGTCGGCGTCTGGCACCACCACCTGTCCACCGGCGACGAGGCCTTCCTCGACCGCATGTGGCCGGCCGTGTACGCGGCCGTCGAGTTCGTCCTGCGGCTCCAGCAGCCGGGCGGCGAGATCGGCTGGAAGCGCGAGCCCGGCGGCGAGGACGTCACGGACGCGCTGCTCACCGGCTCCTCCTCCATCCACCAGGCGCTGCGCTGCGCGCTGGCCATCGCCGAGTACCGGGGCGATCCGCAGCCCGACTGGGAACTGGCCGCGGGCGCCCTCGGGCACGCGATACGCCGGCACCCGGAGCGGTTCCTGGACAAGTCCCACTACTCCATGGACTGGTACTACCCGGTCCTCGGCGGGGCACTGACCGGCGCGGAGGCGAAGGCCCGGATCGAGGAGCGGTGGGAGGAGTTCGTCGTACCGGACCTCGGCGTACGGTGCGTGCTGCCGAACCCCTGGGTGACCGGCGGGGAGTCCTGCGAACTGGCGCTCGCGCTGTGGGCGACGGGGGAGTCGGACCGGGCCCTGGAGATCCTGCGCTCGATAGGCCACCTGCGGGCCGACAACGGCATGTACTGGACCGGGTACGTCTTCGACGACCGGGCGGTC harbors:
- a CDS encoding class I SAM-dependent methyltransferase; translation: MLTVDFSRFPLAAGDRVLDLGCGAGRHAFECYRRGAQVVALDRNGEEIREVAKWFAAMKEAGEAPAGATATAMEGDALALPFPDESFDVVIISEVMEHIPDDKGVLAEMVRVLKPGGRIAITVPRYGPEKICWALSDAYHEVEGGHIRIYKAEELLGKMESAGLKPYGTHHAHGLHSPYWWLKCAFGVDNDKALPVKAYHKLLVWDIMKKPALTRLAEQALNPVIGKSFVAYATKPHLPVDAAAAEAVGAAQ
- a CDS encoding prenyltransferase, with the translated sequence MSSPGRTAPEHLVLDGVLTADQAAATVAGILAAQRADGAIPWFRGHHLDPWDHTEAAMALDAAGEHEAAERAYDWLVRHQNDDGSWYAAYADREDGVDTREPQDASRETNFVAYLAVGVWHHHLSTGDEAFLDRMWPAVYAAVEFVLRLQQPGGEIGWKREPGGEDVTDALLTGSSSIHQALRCALAIAEYRGDPQPDWELAAGALGHAIRRHPERFLDKSHYSMDWYYPVLGGALTGAEAKARIEERWEEFVVPDLGVRCVLPNPWVTGGESCELALALWATGESDRALEILRSIGHLRADNGMYWTGYVFDDRAVWPVEQTTWTAGSLLLAVAALGGDEATAQVFGGQTLPTGLEPDCCG